In Arthrobacter ramosus, one DNA window encodes the following:
- a CDS encoding PEP/pyruvate-binding domain-containing protein, producing MTYIYNFADVQTGDVAVAGGKGIGLGNLVRAGLPVPPGFVLSTGAYEAFVDANGIQARIQELAALHSEATPQDYEDASAAIRDLFTGGTMPAAIAYELAAAYEGLRADDVDDRAADVDARDDVDRDAGVPVAVRSSATAEDLASASFAGQQETYLNVRGAEALDAAVIDCWSSLWTARAMAYRDREGIAPGDVRLAVVVQRMVEAEAAGVMFTANPANGRRDQIVISAAWGLGESVVSGTVTTDDVVVEAGTGRVLSRRTADKEVMTVYTDQAADHAADHGAADRGGTTEQPVPAALRNRAVLDDGAAAALARYGSRISDYFGTPQDIEWALADGNFFMLQSRPITALPEPVADTPDTWPLPYPKGLYFRASIVEQLPDPLSPLFADLIDGSVTRSLKTLMNEAVGSDVVRDGDVGLPTINGYAYYYYRTAAMWRVMGKAPAAMVALARGKAHMGMDGWREFSHPRYKQVLKDWSAKSLGELSGEELLEGVRTLLDAGTVYYTAVESVIPIAATSEISFRAYYDKLIRRAGDPSAETFLLGYDSEPIRAEKSLYDLAAWAREVEGLVPAILNQPTAALAESQRSWLPPAGMDPALWQQWHPRFQAHLDRFGHAVYNLDFASPVPADDPSALLDTVKFYLRGQGNDPHERQRLSAARREDQTERMLARLGQTRLGRSRRAPFIRLLRWAQKSAPIREDALADVGLAWPLIRRMLLEVGQRLVYSGVITGPADVCWLRQQELQSAVEFGLAAPQPPGTTEPLAPVAVAITGAARPVRADVVEERKMLWRGQAKAAAPQLLPETRWMKRTFESMMPARSQDQPGDVIKGVGASAGRVSAAARVLGGPQDFGQMAPGDVLVARITTPAWTSLFAMASAVVTDVGGPLSHSSIVAREYGIPAVLGTGVATQRLTSGQQITVDGDAGTVTVEHPPA from the coding sequence ATGACCTACATCTACAACTTCGCCGATGTGCAAACAGGCGATGTCGCCGTGGCCGGCGGCAAGGGCATCGGGCTGGGCAACCTCGTCCGGGCCGGGCTGCCGGTCCCTCCGGGGTTCGTGCTGAGCACGGGGGCGTATGAGGCCTTCGTGGACGCCAATGGGATTCAGGCGCGCATCCAGGAACTGGCGGCCTTGCACTCGGAGGCGACGCCGCAGGACTACGAGGACGCCTCGGCCGCAATCCGGGACCTTTTCACCGGCGGCACCATGCCTGCGGCCATCGCATACGAGCTCGCCGCCGCTTATGAAGGGCTCCGCGCCGACGACGTCGACGACCGCGCCGCTGACGTCGACGCGCGGGACGACGTCGACCGCGACGCCGGCGTGCCCGTGGCGGTGCGCTCGTCCGCTACGGCCGAGGACCTCGCCTCGGCCAGCTTCGCGGGGCAACAGGAAACCTACCTCAACGTCCGCGGGGCGGAAGCATTGGATGCGGCAGTCATTGATTGCTGGTCTTCCTTATGGACGGCGCGCGCCATGGCCTACCGGGACCGGGAAGGCATCGCACCGGGCGATGTTCGCCTCGCGGTAGTGGTCCAGCGGATGGTCGAGGCCGAGGCGGCCGGGGTCATGTTTACCGCCAATCCGGCCAACGGTCGCCGCGACCAGATCGTCATCAGTGCCGCGTGGGGACTGGGGGAGTCCGTGGTCAGTGGAACAGTCACCACGGATGACGTCGTTGTCGAAGCGGGAACCGGCCGCGTGCTCTCGCGCCGGACGGCCGACAAGGAAGTCATGACTGTGTACACGGACCAGGCCGCGGATCACGCGGCGGACCACGGAGCAGCCGACCGCGGAGGAACGACGGAGCAGCCGGTCCCGGCGGCGCTTCGGAATCGGGCCGTGCTCGACGACGGAGCGGCCGCCGCTCTGGCCCGCTACGGATCTCGGATTTCCGACTACTTCGGAACTCCGCAGGACATCGAATGGGCACTGGCCGACGGCAATTTCTTCATGCTGCAATCCCGGCCCATCACGGCACTGCCTGAACCCGTAGCTGACACCCCGGACACCTGGCCGCTGCCCTATCCGAAGGGGCTCTATTTCCGGGCGAGCATCGTGGAACAACTGCCGGACCCGCTCTCCCCGCTGTTCGCCGACCTCATTGACGGCTCGGTCACCCGTTCGCTCAAGACCCTGATGAACGAGGCCGTCGGGAGTGACGTCGTCAGGGATGGCGACGTCGGACTGCCCACCATCAACGGTTACGCCTACTATTACTACCGCACCGCGGCCATGTGGCGGGTGATGGGCAAGGCGCCGGCGGCCATGGTCGCCCTGGCTCGCGGCAAGGCGCACATGGGCATGGATGGTTGGCGGGAATTCTCGCATCCCCGCTACAAGCAGGTGCTCAAGGACTGGTCGGCAAAGTCCCTGGGGGAGCTTTCGGGGGAGGAGCTGCTTGAGGGTGTCCGGACGTTGTTGGACGCTGGAACCGTGTACTACACGGCCGTGGAGTCGGTCATTCCGATCGCTGCCACGAGCGAAATCTCCTTCCGGGCGTATTACGACAAACTCATTCGGCGAGCGGGAGATCCCTCTGCCGAGACGTTCCTTCTTGGCTACGACAGTGAACCCATCCGTGCGGAGAAATCGTTGTACGACCTCGCGGCCTGGGCACGGGAAGTTGAGGGGCTGGTCCCGGCGATCCTCAATCAACCGACGGCGGCACTGGCCGAGTCGCAGCGCAGCTGGCTCCCTCCTGCCGGCATGGACCCGGCACTTTGGCAGCAGTGGCATCCACGCTTCCAGGCCCACCTCGATCGCTTCGGCCATGCGGTCTACAACCTGGACTTTGCCAGCCCGGTGCCGGCGGATGATCCTTCGGCGCTGCTGGATACGGTGAAGTTCTACCTGCGGGGACAAGGCAACGACCCGCATGAGCGCCAGCGGCTCTCGGCCGCCCGGCGGGAGGACCAAACCGAGCGGATGCTCGCCCGGCTCGGACAGACCCGGCTCGGGCGGAGTCGCAGAGCCCCATTCATCCGTCTGCTCCGGTGGGCGCAGAAGTCCGCACCGATCCGCGAAGATGCCCTGGCCGACGTCGGGCTCGCCTGGCCGCTGATCCGGCGGATGCTGCTCGAAGTCGGACAACGGCTGGTGTACTCCGGCGTCATCACCGGTCCCGCCGACGTGTGCTGGCTGCGCCAGCAGGAGCTGCAAAGCGCCGTCGAGTTCGGCCTCGCCGCGCCGCAACCGCCGGGCACGACGGAACCGCTTGCACCGGTGGCGGTGGCAATTACGGGGGCGGCGCGCCCCGTCCGCGCCGACGTCGTCGAGGAGCGCAAGATGCTTTGGCGGGGCCAGGCCAAGGCGGCCGCCCCGCAACTGCTGCCGGAGACCCGTTGGATGAAGCGCACTTTCGAATCAATGATGCCGGCACGCTCCCAGGACCAGCCGGGCGACGTCATCAAAGGGGTCGGGGCCAGTGCGGGCCGGGTCAGTGCTGCTGCGCGCGTCCTGGGCGGGCCCCAGGATTTCGGCCAGATGGCGCCCGGAGACGTTCTGGTTGCCCGTATCACCACTCCCGCGTGGACCTCGCTGTTCGCCATGGCCTCCGCCGTGGTCACCGACGTCGGCGGCCCGCTGAGCCACAGCTCCATCGTGGCCCGGGAATACGGCATACCCGCCGTGCTCGGCACCGGGGTCGCGACCCAGCGGCTCACGAGCGGCCAACAGATCACCGTCGACGGCGACGCCGGCACCGTGACCGTCGAGCACCCACCCGCCTAG
- a CDS encoding Flp family type IVb pilin, with protein sequence MFAFFSNAASRIRRDEKGATAVEYGIMVALIAVVIIAAVTLLGGTVQDTFTKVQCSVAGKTYSAGAGAGKATCA encoded by the coding sequence ATGTTTGCTTTCTTCTCCAATGCCGCATCGCGTATCCGTCGTGACGAAAAGGGCGCCACCGCCGTCGAATACGGCATCATGGTTGCCCTCATCGCGGTTGTCATCATCGCCGCCGTCACCCTGCTCGGCGGGACGGTCCAAGACACGTTCACCAAGGTCCAGTGCTCTGTGGCCGGTAAGACCTACTCCGCCGGAGCAGGCGCCGGCAAGGCCACCTGCGCCTAG
- a CDS encoding Flp family type IVb pilin, whose product MLSAFQKSVSHARRDETGATAVEYGIMVALIAVVIIAAVTLLGSTVRETFSQVQCSVSGKAWTAATTSGGTGTCA is encoded by the coding sequence ATGCTTTCCGCTTTCCAAAAGTCCGTTTCTCACGCGCGGCGTGACGAAACCGGCGCGACCGCCGTCGAATACGGCATCATGGTCGCCCTCATCGCGGTGGTTATCATCGCCGCTGTCACGCTGCTGGGCAGCACGGTCAGGGAGACGTTTTCCCAGGTCCAGTGCTCGGTCAGCGGCAAGGCCTGGACGGCTGCCACAACTTCAGGTGGTACCGGCACCTGCGCCTAG
- a CDS encoding TadE/TadG family type IV pilus assembly protein — translation MPRASERGAVAVEFAILAPLLIMLLLGIMEFGRAYNVQVSLSNAAREGVRVMAISNDQTAAKTAAKNAAVSLNPQLADTNFTFSPASCTSGAQMSVTIKYTLNTLTGIAGPFPMQGVGVMVCGG, via the coding sequence ATGCCGAGGGCTTCAGAGCGCGGTGCCGTGGCGGTTGAATTCGCCATCCTCGCACCGCTCCTGATCATGCTGCTCCTGGGCATCATGGAATTCGGCAGGGCTTACAACGTGCAGGTGTCGCTCTCAAACGCAGCACGCGAAGGAGTCCGCGTCATGGCAATCTCGAATGATCAGACGGCCGCCAAAACTGCGGCAAAGAACGCTGCCGTGTCGTTGAATCCACAGCTGGCAGACACTAACTTCACTTTCAGTCCGGCCAGCTGTACCTCCGGGGCCCAGATGTCCGTGACCATCAAGTACACCCTCAACACGCTCACGGGAATCGCGGGGCCTTTCCCCATGCAAGGAGTAGGAGTCATGGTATGCGGCGGCTGA
- a CDS encoding Tad domain-containing protein — translation MRRLMTRDDDDERGAVAVLIALLLVVLLGFAALAVDAGMLYSEKAQVQNGSDAAALAVAQKCAANTSDLSCSITSPVAIDMANKNANDGLGNIKSISLDLLNRKVSVTAGAQQAGGAPNAVSLFFARVLGFGTSDVVTTSSVQWGSAVAGRTPFPIAYSVCQVKGFLGGALQLLQDHGSNVNPGCLYGPSGAFVAGGYGWITQDAGACGGTVNLAVSESGSAPGNSIPTNCSATLQKWADTITAGRDVVVLLPVFDAVTGTGSGAVYHLVSFAAFKVTGWKFSGNNSLPDSFRNTNSDVSNALACTGNCRGIIGSFIKYVSLADGYTLGPVDAYGATIVRLTN, via the coding sequence ATGCGGCGGCTGATGACCCGTGACGACGACGACGAGCGCGGTGCGGTCGCCGTCCTCATCGCTCTCTTGCTGGTGGTGCTGCTCGGGTTCGCCGCCCTCGCCGTGGACGCGGGAATGCTGTACTCGGAAAAGGCGCAGGTACAGAACGGATCCGACGCCGCTGCTCTCGCCGTTGCGCAGAAGTGCGCCGCGAACACGAGTGATCTGAGTTGCTCGATCACGTCGCCGGTGGCAATTGACATGGCAAACAAGAACGCAAACGACGGCCTGGGCAATATCAAGTCGATCAGCCTGGACCTGCTGAACCGGAAAGTAAGTGTGACTGCCGGAGCCCAGCAGGCGGGCGGCGCGCCGAACGCCGTCTCGCTCTTCTTCGCCCGCGTCCTTGGATTTGGCACAAGCGATGTTGTGACCACCTCTAGCGTTCAATGGGGGAGTGCCGTCGCTGGACGGACCCCATTTCCCATCGCCTATTCGGTCTGCCAGGTGAAGGGGTTCCTTGGCGGAGCCCTCCAGCTCCTTCAGGATCACGGTTCCAACGTAAACCCCGGCTGCTTGTACGGCCCCTCGGGCGCGTTTGTAGCAGGAGGCTACGGTTGGATCACTCAGGATGCGGGAGCGTGCGGAGGCACGGTTAACCTTGCGGTTAGCGAAAGCGGCAGCGCTCCAGGGAACAGCATCCCAACTAACTGTTCGGCCACGCTTCAAAAGTGGGCCGACACTATCACCGCTGGGCGCGACGTCGTCGTCCTGCTTCCGGTCTTCGACGCCGTCACAGGTACGGGAAGTGGCGCTGTTTACCATCTGGTGTCCTTCGCCGCATTCAAAGTGACGGGGTGGAAGTTCAGCGGCAACAACAGTCTTCCGGACAGCTTCCGTAACACGAATTCCGATGTCTCCAACGCTCTTGCCTGTACCGGAAATTGCCGCGGAATCATCGGGAGCTTCATCAAATATGTCTCGCTGGCGGACGGCTACACGCTGGGGCCCGTAGACGCCTATGGGGCCACCATTGTCCGCCTCACCAACTAG
- the cpaB gene encoding Flp pilus assembly protein CpaB, with protein sequence MKSRLLAGSAAALLAVVGVILVFSYAQGADQRAVQNLAPVDVLVVRTAIPAGTPVDAMKDSLDTQQLPESAVPKTALHTLGDSAGKVAAVDLVPGETLVAERLVAPDALKTPGDVKVPTGLQEVSFQLEPQRVVGGLLVPGDHIGIFISMSSGGIEAKPDKQTTELAIHKVLVTMVQRAPQSAASAQATPNPSSGAAGSKDSALPTGSLLLTVAVSDVDASKIVFAAEFEKIWLSKEPLDAKDSGPTVMQQSGVYK encoded by the coding sequence GTGAAGTCACGCTTGTTGGCCGGATCGGCAGCGGCACTGCTGGCCGTCGTCGGGGTGATTCTCGTATTCTCCTATGCGCAAGGAGCGGATCAACGGGCAGTCCAGAACCTGGCGCCTGTTGACGTGTTGGTGGTCAGGACGGCCATCCCGGCCGGCACTCCTGTTGACGCCATGAAGGATTCCCTCGATACCCAGCAACTGCCGGAATCGGCCGTCCCGAAGACAGCGCTGCACACCTTGGGGGATTCAGCAGGCAAGGTTGCCGCCGTCGACCTCGTCCCTGGCGAGACGTTGGTGGCCGAACGTTTGGTGGCCCCGGATGCGCTCAAGACTCCTGGGGACGTCAAGGTACCGACAGGGCTTCAGGAGGTCTCATTTCAACTGGAACCCCAGCGGGTAGTCGGGGGACTGCTGGTTCCAGGTGACCACATTGGAATATTCATCTCCATGTCCAGCGGCGGAATCGAGGCGAAGCCGGACAAGCAAACTACCGAACTGGCGATTCACAAGGTTCTTGTGACCATGGTCCAACGAGCTCCCCAATCGGCAGCGAGCGCACAAGCGACGCCGAATCCCAGCTCTGGTGCGGCAGGATCCAAGGACAGCGCACTTCCCACCGGCTCCCTCCTGCTGACCGTTGCCGTGAGCGATGTGGATGCATCCAAGATTGTCTTCGCCGCCGAGTTCGAAAAGATCTGGCTCAGCAAAGAGCCGTTGGATGCCAAAGACAGTGGCCCCACCGTCATGCAGCAGAGCGGGGTATACAAATGA
- a CDS encoding AAA family ATPase, whose translation MSRFVLITPSTDFDQRLRQAVAGGLPGSVQTFFTSILPADPAELFGALNQEQLEVLILGPDVPVEDALRLATVFDVQLPELSVILVSELDPAFVLQAMRSGIRDIMSPAADVAQIRVMLERACQSFASRQRTMEPKQSGSPKGLVIGVFSPKGGVGKTTIATNIAVGLGKIAPMSVVIVDLDLQFGDVASGLYLNPEHTVTDAVTPSASQDSLVLKAFLTVHPASIYALCAPKDPVEADEISPQQVGRLLEQLAQEFQYVVVDTAPGLPEIGLAALEQCSDAVWVTGMDVPSVRGLRSGLDILRRLNLLPETRHVVLNMADSKSGLSVQDVESTVGAPVDVSIPRSKAVAFSTNRGIPVLQDAVKDPAVKGLKQLVERFNPTWRAKAQRKLHRRVVV comes from the coding sequence ATGAGCCGCTTTGTCCTGATAACTCCCAGTACCGACTTTGACCAACGGTTGCGCCAAGCTGTTGCGGGCGGCCTGCCCGGAAGCGTGCAGACCTTCTTCACGAGCATTTTGCCGGCTGACCCAGCCGAACTGTTCGGCGCGCTCAATCAGGAGCAACTCGAAGTGCTGATTCTGGGACCTGACGTGCCCGTGGAGGACGCTCTTCGCCTGGCCACGGTTTTCGATGTGCAGTTGCCGGAGCTGAGCGTGATCCTTGTCAGCGAACTGGATCCCGCATTCGTCCTCCAGGCCATGCGGTCCGGCATTCGCGACATCATGAGCCCGGCAGCGGACGTGGCCCAGATACGGGTCATGCTTGAGCGCGCGTGTCAGTCTTTCGCCAGCCGTCAGCGCACCATGGAACCCAAGCAATCGGGCTCCCCGAAAGGCTTGGTCATCGGCGTCTTCTCGCCTAAGGGGGGCGTGGGCAAGACGACCATCGCGACGAACATCGCCGTGGGGCTGGGAAAGATCGCGCCAATGAGCGTGGTGATCGTGGATCTGGACTTGCAGTTCGGTGACGTTGCCTCCGGGCTCTACCTCAATCCGGAGCACACGGTCACCGACGCCGTTACTCCTTCGGCCAGCCAGGATTCCCTGGTACTCAAGGCATTTCTGACTGTCCACCCGGCAAGCATCTATGCCTTGTGCGCGCCGAAGGACCCCGTCGAAGCGGACGAGATCTCGCCGCAACAGGTGGGTCGGCTCCTCGAACAGCTTGCCCAAGAGTTCCAGTACGTGGTGGTGGACACCGCACCCGGGCTACCCGAGATCGGGCTCGCTGCCCTTGAGCAATGCTCGGACGCTGTCTGGGTGACTGGCATGGACGTTCCAAGCGTCCGAGGCCTCCGTTCCGGCCTGGACATTCTCCGCAGGCTGAACCTCTTGCCGGAAACCCGGCACGTGGTGCTCAACATGGCTGATTCCAAGTCGGGGTTGTCGGTGCAGGACGTCGAATCGACCGTCGGTGCTCCGGTTGACGTGAGTATCCCTCGATCGAAGGCCGTGGCGTTTTCCACCAACCGCGGCATTCCCGTGCTCCAGGACGCGGTGAAGGATCCGGCCGTCAAAGGACTCAAGCAACTTGTCGAGCGTTTCAATCCAACGTGGCGTGCCAAGGCGCAGCGCAAACTGCACAGAAGGGTAGTGGTCTAG
- a CDS encoding CpaF family protein encodes MKLSERLHAAEDSLEGSLGRGAELGPGTLSTPKPTFAESTQQVRPNPAGRPSSVSKPHTSVKLSDLPDSPKPRAQQPVDAFAALKRRAATALFERLGARFNDSSVSEQELRSTAREELTRIIDAEQVPLSADERSRLVADVADDVLGYGPLQRLLDDPEVTEIMVNRMDQIYVERKGKLTLTDSGFSSEDHLRRVIERIVSKVGRRIDESSPLVDARLEDGSRVNAVIPPLAVGGSSLTIRKFSKIPLTIRNLIDFGTLTPEMAELLNACVKAKLNIIVSGGTGTGKTTLLNVLSSFIPEDNRIVTIEDAVELQIQQQHVVRLESRPPNTEGKGEVTIRELLRNSLRMRPDRIVVGEVRGGESLDMLQAMNTGHDGSLSTVHSNSPRDAVARLETLVLMAGMDLPLRAIREQIASAVNLIIQISRLRDGTRRITHVTEVQGMEGDIVTLQDAFVFDYSAGVDAHGMFLGRPVPTGIRPRFIDRFDDLGIRVSPGVFAAPLVTAART; translated from the coding sequence ATGAAGCTGTCTGAACGCCTGCATGCCGCCGAGGACAGCCTCGAAGGATCCCTCGGCCGGGGGGCAGAACTTGGCCCCGGGACGCTGTCTACGCCTAAACCGACATTCGCTGAGTCCACTCAGCAAGTCAGGCCAAATCCGGCCGGGAGGCCTAGCAGCGTCTCAAAACCCCACACTTCAGTGAAGCTGTCCGACCTCCCGGACTCGCCGAAACCTCGAGCCCAGCAACCGGTGGACGCCTTCGCTGCTCTCAAGAGGCGCGCCGCCACCGCATTATTCGAGCGGCTCGGGGCGAGGTTCAATGACTCGAGTGTCAGCGAACAGGAGTTGCGGTCAACTGCCCGGGAAGAGCTCACCCGGATCATCGACGCCGAGCAGGTCCCACTGTCTGCGGATGAGCGCAGCAGGCTCGTGGCGGACGTGGCGGACGACGTCCTCGGCTATGGGCCGCTCCAACGGTTGCTGGACGATCCGGAAGTTACCGAAATCATGGTCAACAGGATGGACCAGATTTACGTCGAACGAAAAGGCAAGCTGACCCTGACAGATTCCGGATTCAGCTCCGAGGACCATCTCAGGAGGGTCATTGAACGCATCGTTTCGAAGGTGGGGCGCAGGATCGACGAGTCGTCTCCCCTCGTCGACGCCCGACTTGAAGACGGCTCGCGCGTCAATGCTGTGATCCCTCCGCTCGCTGTGGGCGGCTCGTCGCTGACCATCCGAAAATTCAGCAAAATACCGTTGACCATCAGGAATCTGATCGATTTCGGCACGCTTACGCCCGAGATGGCCGAACTCCTCAATGCTTGCGTCAAAGCGAAGCTGAACATCATTGTTTCCGGAGGTACCGGAACCGGTAAGACAACGTTGTTGAATGTTCTTTCGTCCTTCATTCCGGAGGACAACCGCATCGTCACCATTGAGGACGCCGTAGAACTGCAGATCCAACAGCAACATGTGGTCAGGCTTGAGAGCAGGCCGCCGAACACCGAGGGTAAGGGTGAAGTGACCATCAGGGAGTTGCTCCGGAACTCCCTTCGTATGCGCCCCGACAGGATCGTCGTCGGCGAGGTCCGCGGCGGAGAGTCCCTCGATATGCTGCAGGCGATGAACACCGGTCACGACGGTTCCCTCTCCACGGTGCACTCAAATTCCCCTCGCGACGCAGTGGCGCGCCTCGAAACCCTGGTGCTCATGGCAGGCATGGACCTGCCATTGCGAGCAATCCGTGAGCAAATAGCGTCCGCCGTGAATCTCATCATTCAAATCTCCCGGTTGCGGGACGGAACGCGCCGCATCACTCACGTAACTGAGGTTCAAGGCATGGAAGGCGACATCGTCACCCTCCAGGATGCTTTTGTTTTCGACTACTCGGCGGGTGTCGACGCCCACGGGATGTTTCTTGGAAGGCCTGTGCCCACCGGTATCCGTCCGCGGTTCATCGACCGCTTCGATGACCTGGGCATTCGCGTTTCTCCTGGGGTATTTGCCGCTCCTTTAGTAACAGCAGCAAGGACGTGA
- a CDS encoding type II secretion system F family protein, whose amino-acid sequence MILLIGTAMMLSAILLFGVAVILPKTPEVPLDRRRPYQVGSGSQLTRFAGSTAEVLHGVLTRRNVRLFNREELENAGLRMSQAEFFILVIAGAFVGALIGLIVGGPLVAFLFFVPAPFVARLFLGSLAGKRRGKFDAQLVDTLQLLSGGLRAGHSILRAIDAAATESASPTAEEMRRVITETSLGRDLEESLSDTADRMRSEDFVWIAQAIQINREVGGNLAEVLDQVNETIRERSEIKGQIKSLAAEGKFSGYILMGLPFGIVTMLLVVNPGYMNVMFTQPLGWGMIGLSVILMTIGGLWMRKIIDLKF is encoded by the coding sequence ATGATCCTCTTGATCGGAACGGCCATGATGCTTTCAGCCATCCTGCTCTTCGGGGTGGCCGTGATCTTGCCGAAAACTCCGGAAGTTCCGCTGGATCGGAGACGGCCCTACCAAGTAGGCTCAGGCTCCCAGCTGACGCGCTTTGCTGGTTCTACCGCCGAGGTTCTTCATGGGGTCCTGACTAGGCGCAACGTCCGGCTTTTCAACCGTGAAGAACTAGAGAATGCCGGACTGAGAATGAGCCAGGCGGAATTCTTCATTCTCGTGATTGCCGGCGCCTTCGTGGGTGCCTTGATCGGGCTTATTGTGGGCGGTCCGTTGGTGGCCTTTCTATTTTTTGTCCCGGCGCCCTTCGTCGCACGACTCTTCCTCGGTTCCCTGGCCGGCAAAAGGCGCGGGAAATTCGATGCTCAGCTCGTTGACACCCTCCAACTACTGTCCGGTGGCTTGCGGGCCGGGCACAGCATACTTCGTGCCATCGACGCTGCGGCCACTGAATCGGCCAGCCCCACGGCCGAGGAAATGCGCCGGGTCATTACAGAGACGAGTCTTGGCCGCGATCTTGAAGAATCGCTTAGCGATACGGCGGATCGAATGCGGAGCGAGGACTTTGTGTGGATAGCGCAAGCCATCCAAATCAACCGCGAGGTGGGTGGAAATCTTGCGGAGGTCTTGGACCAGGTCAACGAGACCATACGCGAACGCAGCGAGATCAAGGGACAGATCAAGTCCTTGGCGGCGGAGGGAAAGTTCTCGGGATACATCCTGATGGGGCTTCCCTTCGGCATCGTGACCATGCTCTTGGTTGTCAACCCCGGCTACATGAACGTGATGTTCACCCAGCCGCTTGGTTGGGGAATGATTGGGTTGTCAGTCATTCTCATGACCATCGGTGGTCTCTGGATGCGCAAGATCATCGACTTGAAGTTTTGA
- a CDS encoding type II secretion system F family protein translates to MNPSLLLSLLLVPLPIAYLAWSFLSVDRKAQRAVRVLLTRGENIAEAGPQSRGGALEFIGYRLTPGSYVQKLDRLLSLAGRPPSLPLGRVLAAKPFLGLCGALFGFFINANSSSGILKLVGIFVALLGYFIPDLMLYSKGQERQKAMQLELANTMDQMLISVEAGLGFEGAMARAGENGKGPLAEELVRTLQDMQVGRSRRESYLALAERTNVPELRSFVQAVIQADTYGIAISRVLRVQAKVMRVKRRQRAEEKAMKLPVMVLFPLLLFIFPVLFIAILGPAVINAIATFSGG, encoded by the coding sequence GTGAATCCCTCTCTCCTTCTCTCCCTGCTGCTGGTTCCCCTGCCTATCGCCTACCTCGCTTGGTCATTCCTGTCGGTTGACCGCAAAGCCCAACGTGCCGTCCGGGTGCTTTTGACGAGGGGTGAAAACATTGCCGAGGCCGGTCCACAAAGTCGTGGCGGCGCGCTCGAGTTCATTGGCTACCGCCTGACCCCTGGAAGCTACGTCCAGAAGCTGGATCGGCTGCTCTCACTGGCTGGCCGTCCGCCGTCGCTCCCTTTGGGACGCGTCCTCGCAGCCAAGCCTTTCCTCGGATTGTGCGGCGCACTTTTTGGTTTTTTCATCAATGCCAACAGCTCGAGCGGAATACTTAAGCTCGTGGGGATATTTGTTGCGTTGCTTGGTTACTTTATTCCGGACCTAATGCTGTACAGCAAAGGACAGGAGCGTCAAAAGGCCATGCAATTGGAGCTCGCAAATACCATGGACCAAATGCTGATCTCGGTCGAGGCGGGTCTCGGTTTTGAAGGTGCCATGGCCCGCGCCGGAGAAAATGGGAAGGGGCCGCTGGCTGAGGAGTTGGTGCGGACGCTGCAGGACATGCAGGTTGGACGGAGCCGCCGCGAGTCCTATCTGGCCCTAGCCGAACGCACTAACGTCCCTGAGCTCCGGAGCTTCGTGCAGGCCGTAATTCAAGCAGATACCTACGGCATTGCCATCAGCCGGGTCTTGAGGGTACAGGCAAAGGTGATGCGAGTGAAACGTCGCCAACGGGCTGAGGAGAAGGCGATGAAGCTTCCAGTGATGGTACTCTTCCCGCTTCTACTCTTTATCTTCCCCGTGCTGTTCATCGCTATCCTGGGGCCGGCTGTGATCAACGCTATAGCCACCTTCAGTGGAGGCTAA
- a CDS encoding Hpt domain-containing protein: MFSSDSSEVNEDADPSHTGSAGDSSGLPTVPLTELPILDLAEFQLLEDQVDNPLIARTFAGDFAKLWGRRYEILATAVEGGDVAAALNAVLSLRTSSIMVGGVRLAVLAAQLEERIRKSELREARPLLKEVAECGHLTVQELKDSYVLRND; the protein is encoded by the coding sequence ATGTTTAGTTCAGATTCCAGCGAGGTCAACGAGGATGCAGACCCCAGCCATACGGGCTCTGCAGGCGACTCCAGTGGGCTGCCCACTGTCCCGCTGACCGAACTTCCCATACTGGATCTGGCGGAATTCCAACTCCTGGAAGATCAAGTGGACAATCCGCTGATCGCACGCACGTTTGCCGGCGACTTCGCGAAACTCTGGGGGAGGCGATACGAAATCCTGGCGACCGCCGTCGAGGGCGGTGACGTGGCCGCCGCCCTGAACGCGGTCCTGAGCCTCAGAACTTCTTCCATTATGGTTGGCGGTGTTCGTCTCGCGGTACTTGCAGCACAACTGGAGGAACGCATTCGAAAAAGTGAATTGCGTGAGGCCCGGCCCCTCCTCAAGGAAGTTGCAGAATGCGGGCACCTAACGGTCCAGGAACTAAAGGACAGCTACGTCCTCCGGAACGATTGA